The following are from one region of the Variovorax sp. V213 genome:
- a CDS encoding succinylglutamate desuccinylase/aspartoacylase family protein, with protein sequence MTQQPPALEVLPRDLSAYRKGNIGIDYVHRFESGKPGPHVLINALTHGNEICGMTAATHLLDTNVRPKIGTLTVSFANVEAYESFDKALPFDSRQLVHNLNRIWSPEWLDGTEDSPELRRARVLRPVVSAADHILDIHSTSQPVIPFWVYPAFDRNAEAAMAIGRPSVHLVMPDGLGSGTPLIQHGRHGLPEGKGVALVAECGQHFLRSASELATAISLDFLAHFGLVDKDPAVPAPGPQRRFELLQTHVIKSEEFAFVRPLIGFETFAKGELIATNGPDEIRAPCDDCTIFMPAQRVIVGREAVYLTKPI encoded by the coding sequence ATGACCCAACAGCCCCCCGCCCTCGAAGTCCTCCCCCGCGACCTCTCCGCCTACCGCAAGGGCAACATCGGCATCGACTACGTGCACCGCTTCGAGTCCGGCAAGCCCGGCCCGCACGTGCTGATCAACGCACTCACGCACGGCAACGAAATCTGCGGCATGACCGCCGCCACGCACCTGCTCGACACCAACGTGCGCCCCAAGATCGGCACGCTCACCGTGAGCTTTGCCAACGTGGAAGCGTACGAGTCCTTCGACAAGGCGCTGCCCTTCGACAGCCGGCAACTGGTGCACAACCTCAACCGCATCTGGTCGCCCGAATGGCTCGACGGCACCGAAGACAGCCCCGAGCTGCGCCGCGCCCGCGTGCTGCGCCCGGTGGTGAGCGCGGCCGACCACATCCTGGACATCCACTCCACCAGCCAGCCGGTGATCCCGTTCTGGGTGTACCCGGCGTTCGACCGCAATGCCGAGGCCGCAATGGCCATCGGCCGCCCCTCGGTGCACCTGGTGATGCCCGACGGCCTCGGCTCCGGCACGCCGCTGATCCAGCATGGCCGGCATGGCCTGCCCGAAGGCAAGGGCGTGGCGCTAGTGGCCGAATGCGGCCAGCACTTTCTGCGCTCGGCCTCCGAACTGGCCACCGCCATCTCGCTCGATTTTCTGGCGCACTTCGGCCTCGTCGACAAGGACCCGGCCGTGCCCGCGCCCGGCCCGCAGCGCCGCTTCGAGCTGCTGCAGACGCACGTCATCAAGTCGGAAGAGTTTGCCTTCGTGCGCCCGCTGATCGGCTTCGAGACCTTTGCCAAGGGCGAACTCATCGCCACCAACGGCCCGGACGAGATCCGCGCGCCGTGCGACGACTGCACGATCTTCATGCCCGCGCAGCGCGTGATCGTGGGGCGGGAGGCGGTGTATTTGACGAAGCCGATCTGA
- a CDS encoding CBS domain-containing protein → MKPVSELLKRHDSAAWRTSPDTSVFDALATLAHFEVGALMVMDGDRLVGFLSERDYTRKVALQGKNSKEMKVSEIMTPDVMTVTPQTRTRACMALMSQRKFRHLPVVDGDKVVGMISIQDLMDDIISEHEQTINQLTSYIQS, encoded by the coding sequence ATGAAACCCGTCTCCGAACTGCTCAAGCGCCACGATTCCGCGGCCTGGCGCACCTCGCCGGACACCAGCGTGTTCGATGCGCTGGCCACCCTGGCGCACTTCGAGGTGGGCGCACTGATGGTGATGGACGGCGACCGGCTGGTGGGCTTTCTTTCCGAGCGCGACTACACGCGCAAGGTGGCGCTGCAGGGCAAGAATTCCAAGGAAATGAAGGTCTCCGAGATCATGACGCCCGACGTGATGACCGTCACCCCGCAGACCCGCACGCGGGCCTGCATGGCGCTGATGAGCCAGCGCAAGTTCCGCCACCTGCCCGTGGTCGACGGCGACAAGGTGGTGGGCATGATCTCCATCCAGGACCTGATGGACGACATCATCAGCGAGCACGAGCAGACGATCAACCAGCTCACCAGTTACATCCAGAGCTGA
- a CDS encoding PaaI family thioesterase, whose product MLDTIQAINKTAAFNRWAGFEVTRAADGEAELRMAWREEDMGQYAGFLHAGLIGAMLDTACGFAAATVAGRVLASHFSVNCLSPALGRAFIARGKVVKAGRKQVFATAELYGQGEGDSLKLVATGSAILVPVEELPPAK is encoded by the coding sequence ATGCTCGACACCATCCAGGCCATCAACAAGACCGCCGCCTTCAATCGCTGGGCCGGCTTCGAAGTGACCCGAGCCGCTGACGGCGAAGCCGAATTGCGCATGGCATGGCGCGAGGAGGACATGGGTCAGTACGCCGGTTTCCTGCACGCGGGTCTCATCGGCGCCATGCTCGACACCGCCTGCGGCTTCGCGGCCGCCACGGTGGCGGGGCGGGTGCTGGCCTCGCACTTCTCGGTCAACTGCCTCTCGCCCGCACTGGGGCGCGCCTTCATCGCGCGCGGCAAGGTGGTGAAGGCCGGCCGCAAGCAGGTGTTTGCGACCGCCGAGCTCTATGGCCAGGGCGAGGGCGACAGCCTCAAGCTCGTGGCGACGGGGAGCGCCATCCTGGTTCCGGTGGAAGAGCTCCCTCCGGCGAAGTAG
- the bamE gene encoding outer membrane protein assembly factor BamE, protein MFKRLAAAALLAATLLPATVVHAQRPSPPQGPMLSGYLCCNMRTYGNSISDINYDEQGTSIVAVGTPARITAYDFRWFDTDLAGKPQRIKNDYSRNITLADFARRYVVTEDPKQKMAAFPPAVRDAIVAGKVAPGMTREQVLMAIGYPVASENPSLDAPTWRYWRDSWSEYQVNFDDKGLVKTVAGNPVALSRVLAPTP, encoded by the coding sequence ATGTTCAAGCGCCTTGCCGCTGCCGCCCTGCTGGCAGCCACCCTCCTTCCCGCGACCGTCGTCCATGCCCAGCGCCCCTCGCCGCCGCAAGGCCCGATGCTCAGCGGCTACCTGTGCTGCAACATGCGGACCTACGGCAACTCGATCAGCGACATCAACTACGACGAGCAAGGCACGAGCATCGTGGCCGTGGGCACGCCGGCGCGCATCACGGCCTACGACTTCCGCTGGTTCGACACCGATCTCGCGGGCAAGCCCCAGCGCATCAAGAACGACTACAGCCGCAACATCACGCTCGCCGACTTCGCGCGGCGCTACGTGGTGACCGAAGATCCAAAGCAGAAGATGGCCGCCTTCCCGCCCGCCGTCCGCGACGCCATCGTCGCCGGAAAGGTGGCGCCCGGCATGACACGCGAACAGGTGCTGATGGCCATCGGCTATCCGGTGGCCAGCGAGAACCCCAGCCTCGACGCACCCACCTGGCGCTACTGGCGCGACAGCTGGTCGGAGTACCAGGTGAATTTCGACGACAAGGGCCTGGTCAAGACCGTCGCGGGCAACCCCGTGGCGCTCAGCCGCGTGCTGGCACCCACACCTTAG
- a CDS encoding DUF4139 domain-containing protein produces MNAIPSSSLFFRASLRATAMAAAWLMLGTGAHAQAVALAAGADASRITQVKVYPGSATVERVARVAAGSRSVTFACLPAGLDVQSLQVSAGASVRVGETSVLSEPRELSARCATSTLDGRIREFEDQKAALQAESDALGMVTGYLKGLSGGGGESAQGARAPLDARNLAAMTEAMRRTGQDSLLKQHQIQRRQADIDRQLNPLLAERKRSQGNGAQVMAVTVTLAASADAEVKLSYQVNGPGWTPTYRALLDTATRKVRIERQALVAQATGEDWRGVKLVLSTGQPRRETAGRTPGAWRIGIEPPQRAPASPAPAAMMAAPAPMASADKRAMAEAAEPLFDVNVFDNSFATEFAVPQSIDVPSNGQRVTLALGQHEDTAKLAARTSPRVDPSAFLVAELAQPAGVWPAGALQLYRDGNFVGSGRWSAPSDARLTLSFGRDELVRVQPEPEQDSQGTGGFVGSRAERKVQRAYVVENRHRTPIAVQVLEAAPVSVDEQVRVAAQFSPQPGELAWNKQPGLAMWSFDLDAGKTARVAADYTISYPKDARLQMR; encoded by the coding sequence ATGAACGCTATCCCTTCTTCCTCCCTCTTCTTCCGTGCCAGCTTGCGCGCCACCGCCATGGCCGCGGCCTGGCTGATGCTCGGCACCGGCGCCCATGCGCAGGCCGTGGCCCTCGCCGCCGGTGCGGACGCATCGCGCATCACCCAGGTCAAGGTCTATCCCGGCAGCGCGACGGTGGAGCGCGTGGCGCGCGTCGCGGCTGGCAGCCGATCCGTCACTTTCGCCTGCCTGCCCGCCGGGCTGGACGTGCAGAGCCTGCAGGTGTCGGCCGGGGCGTCGGTGCGGGTGGGAGAGACTTCGGTGCTCAGCGAGCCGCGCGAACTCTCGGCGCGCTGCGCAACCAGCACGCTCGACGGCCGCATTCGCGAATTCGAAGACCAGAAGGCAGCGCTGCAGGCCGAGAGCGACGCGCTCGGCATGGTGACGGGCTATCTCAAGGGCCTCTCGGGTGGCGGCGGCGAATCGGCCCAGGGCGCACGCGCGCCGTTGGACGCACGCAACCTTGCCGCGATGACCGAGGCCATGCGCCGCACCGGGCAGGACTCGCTGCTGAAGCAGCACCAGATCCAGCGCAGGCAGGCCGACATCGACCGCCAGCTCAACCCGCTGCTGGCCGAGCGCAAGCGCTCGCAAGGCAACGGCGCCCAGGTGATGGCCGTGACCGTCACGCTGGCCGCCAGCGCCGATGCCGAGGTGAAGCTGAGCTACCAGGTCAACGGCCCCGGCTGGACGCCCACGTATCGCGCGCTGCTCGACACCGCCACGCGCAAGGTTCGCATCGAACGCCAGGCCCTGGTGGCGCAGGCCACGGGCGAAGACTGGCGCGGCGTGAAGCTGGTGCTTTCCACCGGGCAGCCGCGCCGCGAAACCGCGGGCCGCACGCCCGGCGCATGGCGCATCGGCATCGAACCGCCGCAGCGTGCGCCGGCGAGCCCGGCCCCGGCCGCCATGATGGCGGCGCCGGCTCCGATGGCGTCCGCCGACAAGCGCGCAATGGCCGAGGCTGCGGAGCCGCTCTTCGACGTGAACGTGTTCGACAACAGCTTTGCCACCGAATTCGCGGTGCCCCAAAGCATCGACGTGCCGTCCAACGGCCAGCGCGTGACGCTGGCGCTGGGCCAGCACGAAGACACGGCAAAGCTCGCCGCACGCACCAGCCCGCGCGTGGACCCGAGCGCTTTCCTGGTCGCAGAACTCGCGCAGCCGGCGGGCGTGTGGCCGGCCGGTGCGCTGCAACTTTACCGCGACGGCAACTTCGTGGGCAGCGGGCGCTGGAGCGCGCCCAGCGACGCCAGGCTCACGCTCTCCTTCGGCCGCGACGAGCTGGTGCGCGTGCAGCCCGAACCCGAGCAAGACAGCCAGGGCACGGGCGGCTTCGTCGGCTCCCGCGCCGAGCGCAAGGTACAGCGTGCCTATGTGGTCGAGAACCGCCACCGCACGCCCATCGCGGTGCAGGTGCTGGAGGCCGCCCCGGTGTCGGTCGACGAGCAGGTGCGCGTGGCCGCGCAGTTCTCGCCCCAGCCCGGCGAACTGGCCTGGAACAAGCAGCCGGGCCTCGCGATGTGGAGCTTCGACCTCGACGCGGGCAAGACCGCGCGGGTGGCGGCCGACTACACCATCAGCTACCCGAAGGACGCGCGGCTGCAGATGCGCTGA
- a CDS encoding LytTR family DNA-binding domain-containing protein, protein MGDSRKNLYERYEPIRRRVEVGFWIVFMALQAVFNTMVALVDARDRAVPRATWEIVTWEVSSHLVLLTLVPAVVAIQRRLSPLARTHLLRYLAWHLAASVVFSVVHVAAMFALRAMVYAAFGERYDYAGWTGRWGYEYLKDVRAYLSMVFGIWVYGVFMLRLQGEARVLDPPEPAQPTAPEHPVPPARPERFLVRKLRREFLIAAGDIDWLQAEGNYVGLHVNGHDYLLRATLTDFLTQLDPAHFVRVHRSHAVNLGRIKEIEPLDGGDARLHMDDGTTVPCSRRYREALRAGAT, encoded by the coding sequence ATGGGAGATTCCCGAAAGAACCTGTACGAGCGCTATGAGCCCATCCGCCGCCGCGTTGAGGTGGGCTTCTGGATCGTCTTCATGGCGCTTCAGGCGGTGTTCAACACCATGGTGGCGCTGGTCGATGCGCGCGACCGCGCGGTGCCGCGTGCCACTTGGGAAATCGTCACCTGGGAAGTGTCGAGTCACCTCGTGCTGCTGACGCTGGTGCCGGCCGTGGTGGCCATCCAGCGCCGGCTGTCGCCGCTGGCGCGTACCCATCTGCTGCGCTACCTGGCGTGGCACCTGGCGGCCAGCGTCGTCTTCAGCGTGGTGCACGTGGCGGCCATGTTCGCGCTGCGGGCCATGGTCTATGCCGCGTTCGGGGAGCGCTACGACTACGCGGGCTGGACCGGGCGCTGGGGCTACGAATACCTGAAGGACGTGCGTGCCTACCTGTCGATGGTGTTCGGCATCTGGGTCTACGGGGTTTTCATGCTGCGGCTGCAGGGCGAGGCACGCGTGCTCGATCCGCCCGAGCCTGCCCAACCCACCGCACCAGAACACCCCGTGCCGCCCGCGCGTCCGGAGCGCTTCCTGGTGCGCAAGCTGCGGCGCGAATTTCTCATTGCCGCGGGCGACATCGACTGGCTCCAGGCCGAGGGCAACTACGTCGGCCTGCACGTCAACGGCCACGACTACCTGCTGCGCGCGACGCTCACCGACTTTCTGACCCAGCTCGACCCTGCCCATTTCGTGCGCGTGCACCGCAGCCACGCGGTCAACCTGGGCCGCATCAAGGAGATCGAGCCGCTCGACGGTGGCGATGCCCGGCTGCACATGGACGATGGCACCACGGTGCCGTGCAGCCGCCGCTACCGCGAGGCTTTGCGCGCCGGGGCGACCTGA
- a CDS encoding acyltransferase family protein: protein MSATPATLPTPSDRRHDIDALRALAFLLVILYHVAMYYVADWPWHLKSPHAAEWLQWPMRVLNLWRMDLVFLVSGVSLGFLSRNQGTWALLRSRGVRLMLPLAFGMAVIVPYQAYAQGVASGLVAPGFGAFLLRYLSMGDPWPKEAFAGAEFGITWNHLWYLPYLFAYTAIIALTLPLWKSPAGQWMRRRFNGLRGWKLLLLPALPLLVWTMLLARHFPPTHNLIRDFHLHSIYFTVFLYGYWIGVDTGVWRELERLRRVSLALAAATIATFIVLRLGAKGPPSGAPMDTLRMLYLWLAVASLLGYGHRHLNRPWPWLRWANESVYPWYVLHQTLIIAGVALLAPFALGPVLEPALLAALTIVGCWALTDGLIRRFDWLRPLFGLKPRRTGPEPRATSPEGALPPEPGWRSPSPRA from the coding sequence ATGAGCGCAACCCCTGCGACCCTGCCCACCCCATCCGACCGCCGCCACGACATCGACGCGCTGCGCGCGCTGGCCTTCCTGCTGGTCATCCTGTACCACGTGGCGATGTACTACGTGGCCGACTGGCCCTGGCACCTCAAGAGTCCGCACGCGGCCGAATGGCTGCAGTGGCCGATGCGCGTGCTCAACCTCTGGCGCATGGACCTGGTGTTCCTGGTCTCGGGCGTGTCGCTGGGCTTCCTGAGCCGCAACCAGGGCACCTGGGCGCTGCTGCGCAGCCGCGGCGTGCGGCTGATGCTGCCGCTGGCCTTCGGCATGGCGGTGATCGTTCCTTATCAGGCCTATGCGCAGGGCGTGGCCAGCGGGCTGGTCGCGCCGGGCTTCGGCGCGTTCCTGCTGCGCTATCTCTCGATGGGAGATCCGTGGCCGAAGGAGGCCTTTGCCGGCGCGGAGTTCGGCATCACCTGGAACCACCTCTGGTACCTGCCCTATCTGTTCGCCTACACGGCCATCATCGCGCTGACGCTGCCGCTGTGGAAATCGCCGGCCGGCCAGTGGATGCGCCGCCGCTTCAACGGGCTGCGCGGCTGGAAGCTGCTGTTGCTGCCGGCGCTTCCGCTGCTGGTCTGGACGATGCTGCTGGCCCGGCACTTTCCGCCCACGCACAACCTGATCCGCGACTTTCACCTGCACAGCATCTACTTCACCGTGTTTCTGTACGGCTACTGGATAGGCGTGGACACGGGCGTGTGGCGCGAGCTGGAGCGCCTGCGGCGGGTTTCGCTGGCGCTGGCGGCGGCAACGATCGCCACATTCATCGTGCTGAGGCTCGGCGCCAAGGGGCCGCCCTCCGGCGCGCCGATGGACACCTTGCGCATGCTCTACCTGTGGCTGGCGGTCGCCTCGCTCCTCGGCTACGGCCATCGCCATCTGAACCGGCCCTGGCCGTGGCTGCGCTGGGCCAACGAATCGGTGTACCCGTGGTACGTGCTGCACCAGACGCTGATCATTGCCGGCGTTGCGCTGCTGGCGCCTTTTGCATTGGGCCCGGTGCTGGAGCCGGCCTTGCTGGCGGCGCTGACCATCGTGGGCTGCTGGGCGCTGACCGACGGGCTGATCCGGCGCTTCGACTGGCTGCGCCCGCTGTTCGGGCTCAAGCCCCGGCGCACGGGCCCCGAACCACGGGCTACTTCGCCGGAGGGAGCTCTTCCACCGGAACCAGGATGGCGCTCCCCGTCGCCACGAGCTTGA
- a CDS encoding HPF/RaiA family ribosome-associated protein yields MQIQVNTSNGINNKDALERWADTEIKQQLGRFVEDVTRVEVHLSDENHDKAGGGDKCCVMEARLAHHQPLAVTQHATSLDEAFRGAADKLKRLLDNTLGRLNNHRDRESIRKDAGFIAE; encoded by the coding sequence ATGCAGATTCAGGTCAACACGAGCAACGGCATCAACAACAAGGACGCCCTGGAGCGCTGGGCCGATACCGAGATCAAGCAGCAGCTGGGCCGTTTCGTCGAGGACGTGACACGCGTCGAGGTGCATCTGAGCGACGAGAATCACGACAAGGCCGGCGGCGGCGACAAATGCTGCGTGATGGAAGCCCGCCTTGCCCACCACCAACCGCTTGCGGTCACGCAGCACGCCACCAGCCTCGACGAGGCCTTCCGCGGCGCGGCCGACAAACTCAAGCGCCTGCTCGACAACACCCTGGGCCGTCTCAACAACCACCGCGACCGCGAATCGATCCGCAAGGACGCGGGCTTTATCGCGGAGTAG
- a CDS encoding alpha/beta fold hydrolase has protein sequence MPLPAGIRSRQVDNGNGLSMHVLEAGFDAPGRPCVLLLHGFPELAYSWRKVMLPLAEAGFHVVAPDQRGYGRTTGWQQGFEAGLDEFRLLNLVRDAAGLVSALGHQTAAVVGHDFGSPVAAWCALTRPDVFRSVALMSAPFPGPPNPAAGPVFAQATRHLLDGLAALHPPRKHYQWYYSGPEADADMRHAPQGLHAFLRGYYHHKSADWPQNRPFALAAMSATELARLPTYYVMRADQTMAETVAAEMPSAEQIAACRWLPEEELAVYTAEYARTGFQGGLQWYRCGTGGRYIPEMQAWSGRTIDVPACFIAGRSDWGVFQKPGDFEAMRETACTRLRGTHWVEGAGHWVQQEQPAEVSRLLLDFLATPR, from the coding sequence ATGCCGTTGCCCGCAGGCATCCGCTCGCGCCAGGTCGACAACGGCAACGGCCTGTCCATGCACGTGCTCGAAGCCGGCTTCGACGCGCCGGGTCGCCCTTGCGTGCTGTTGCTGCACGGTTTTCCGGAGCTGGCCTACAGCTGGCGCAAGGTGATGTTGCCGCTGGCCGAGGCGGGCTTTCACGTGGTCGCGCCCGATCAGCGCGGCTACGGCCGCACCACGGGCTGGCAGCAGGGCTTCGAAGCGGGGCTGGACGAGTTTCGCCTGCTCAACCTCGTACGGGATGCAGCGGGGCTCGTGTCCGCGCTGGGCCACCAGACGGCCGCGGTGGTGGGCCACGACTTCGGCTCGCCGGTGGCGGCTTGGTGCGCGCTGACCCGCCCGGACGTGTTCCGCTCGGTTGCATTGATGAGCGCGCCGTTTCCCGGCCCGCCGAACCCTGCGGCGGGACCCGTGTTCGCGCAGGCCACTCGGCACCTGCTCGATGGCCTGGCCGCACTGCACCCGCCGCGCAAGCACTACCAGTGGTACTACTCGGGGCCCGAAGCCGATGCCGACATGCGGCACGCACCGCAAGGACTGCATGCCTTCCTGCGCGGCTACTACCACCACAAGAGTGCCGACTGGCCGCAGAACCGGCCGTTCGCGCTGGCCGCAATGAGTGCCACCGAGCTGGCTCGCCTGCCCACCTACTACGTGATGCGGGCCGACCAGACCATGGCCGAGACGGTGGCTGCCGAAATGCCCTCGGCCGAACAGATCGCCGCCTGCCGATGGCTGCCCGAGGAGGAACTGGCCGTGTACACCGCCGAATACGCGCGAACCGGCTTCCAGGGCGGGTTGCAGTGGTATCGCTGCGGCACCGGCGGGCGCTACATTCCGGAAATGCAGGCGTGGTCGGGGCGCACGATCGACGTGCCCGCGTGCTTCATCGCGGGCCGCAGCGACTGGGGCGTGTTCCAGAAGCCCGGCGACTTCGAAGCCATGCGGGAGACCGCCTGCACGCGGCTGCGCGGCACGCACTGGGTCGAGGGGGCGGGGCACTGGGTGCAGCAGGAGCAGCCCGCCGAAGTGAGCCGCCTGCTGCTGGATTTTCTGGCTACTCCGCGATAA
- a CDS encoding ammonium transporter yields the protein MDALKQGADALFILLGAIMVLAMHAGFAFLELGTVRKKNQVNALVKILVDFSVSTIVYFLVGYGVAYGTHFFVGATELAAKSGYELVKFFFLLTFAAAIPAIISGGIAERAKFWPQLIATAVIVGFVYPLYEGIAWNKAFGIQAWIASVTGSEFHDFAGSVVVHAVGGWLALPAVLLLGARRNRYRGDGSLSAHPPSNIPFLALGAWVLCVGWFGFNVMSAQSIDKISGLVAVNSLMAMVGGTLVALALGKNDPGFVYNGPLAGLVAVCAGSDLMHPLGALVVGGVAGAIFVVMFTLTQNKWKIDDVLGVWPLHGLCGTWGGIAAGFFGTQALGGIGGVSLWAQLIGTLIGVAWAALAGAAVYGALKATMGLRLTQEEEYDGADLSIHHISATPEREANW from the coding sequence ATGGACGCACTCAAACAGGGCGCAGACGCGCTGTTCATCCTTCTCGGCGCCATCATGGTGTTGGCCATGCACGCCGGTTTTGCCTTTCTCGAACTGGGCACGGTTCGCAAGAAGAACCAGGTCAATGCGCTGGTCAAGATCCTGGTCGACTTCTCGGTCTCGACCATCGTGTACTTCCTGGTGGGCTACGGCGTGGCGTACGGCACCCATTTCTTCGTCGGCGCGACGGAGCTCGCGGCCAAGAGCGGCTACGAGCTGGTGAAGTTCTTCTTCCTGCTCACCTTTGCCGCGGCCATTCCGGCCATCATCTCGGGCGGCATCGCGGAGCGCGCCAAGTTCTGGCCTCAATTGATCGCTACGGCGGTCATCGTCGGTTTCGTCTATCCGCTGTACGAGGGCATCGCCTGGAACAAGGCCTTCGGCATCCAGGCGTGGATCGCTTCGGTCACGGGCAGCGAGTTCCATGACTTTGCGGGTTCGGTGGTGGTGCATGCGGTGGGCGGCTGGCTCGCGCTGCCGGCCGTGCTGCTGCTGGGCGCACGCCGCAACCGCTACCGCGGCGACGGCTCGCTGAGCGCACATCCGCCGTCGAACATTCCCTTTCTGGCGCTGGGTGCCTGGGTGCTGTGCGTGGGCTGGTTCGGCTTCAACGTGATGAGCGCGCAGAGCATCGACAAGATCTCGGGCCTTGTGGCCGTCAATTCGCTCATGGCCATGGTGGGCGGCACCCTGGTGGCCCTGGCGCTCGGCAAGAACGACCCCGGCTTCGTCTACAACGGACCGCTCGCCGGCCTCGTGGCGGTGTGCGCCGGCTCCGACCTGATGCACCCGCTGGGCGCGCTGGTGGTGGGCGGCGTGGCCGGCGCCATCTTCGTGGTGATGTTCACGCTCACGCAGAACAAGTGGAAGATCGACGACGTGCTCGGCGTGTGGCCGCTGCACGGCCTGTGCGGCACCTGGGGCGGCATTGCGGCCGGCTTCTTCGGCACGCAGGCGCTGGGCGGCATCGGCGGCGTAAGCCTGTGGGCGCAGCTCATCGGCACCTTGATCGGCGTGGCCTGGGCTGCGCTGGCAGGGGCTGCGGTGTACGGCGCACTCAAGGCCACGATGGGGCTGCGGCTCACGCAGGAAGAGGAATACGACGGGGCCGACCTGTCGATCCACCATATTTCGGCTACGCCGGAGCGTGAGGCCAACTGGTAG
- the ylqF gene encoding ribosome biogenesis GTPase YlqF: MAIQWFPGHMYTTQKAITERVKDIDVVIELLDARLPGSSANPMLAELTAGRPSLKVLNKQDLADPGRTALWLAHYNALPATRAIPLDASQTTPAQAIVRACHELSPNRGGMAKPMRVLICGIPNVGKSTLINTLTGSRKAKTGDEAGITKLEQRITLADDFYLWDTPGMLWPRIVVPKSGYNLAASGAVGRNAFDEEEVALELLNYLKTHYAAGIAERFKLVELDAATIAGMKDEDVLDTIGRKRGALLGKGRVNLQKAAEIVMHEFRAGNLGRITLETPEEFAQWLAEGQRIDAERQAKKAARGKKRKPGAEPAEGQAPEPH; the protein is encoded by the coding sequence ATGGCGATCCAGTGGTTCCCCGGGCACATGTACACGACCCAGAAGGCCATCACCGAACGGGTGAAGGACATCGACGTGGTCATCGAGCTGCTCGACGCGCGGCTGCCGGGCTCCAGCGCCAACCCGATGCTGGCCGAGCTCACGGCGGGGCGGCCCTCGCTCAAGGTGCTCAACAAGCAAGACCTGGCCGACCCCGGGCGTACAGCGCTGTGGCTCGCGCACTACAACGCGCTGCCGGCCACGCGCGCCATCCCGCTCGACGCGAGCCAGACCACGCCCGCACAGGCCATCGTGCGCGCCTGCCATGAACTCTCGCCCAACCGCGGCGGCATGGCCAAGCCGATGCGCGTGCTGATCTGCGGCATTCCCAACGTCGGCAAGTCGACCCTCATCAACACCCTGACCGGCAGCCGCAAGGCCAAGACCGGCGACGAGGCCGGCATTACCAAGCTGGAGCAGCGCATCACCCTGGCCGACGACTTCTACCTGTGGGACACGCCCGGCATGCTGTGGCCGCGCATCGTGGTGCCCAAGAGCGGCTACAACCTTGCGGCCAGCGGGGCGGTGGGGCGCAATGCCTTCGACGAAGAGGAAGTGGCGCTCGAGCTGCTCAACTACCTCAAGACGCACTATGCGGCAGGCATCGCGGAGCGATTCAAGCTGGTCGAGCTCGATGCAGCGACCATCGCCGGGATGAAGGACGAGGACGTGCTCGACACCATCGGTCGCAAGCGCGGTGCGCTGCTGGGCAAGGGCCGCGTCAACCTGCAGAAGGCAGCCGAGATCGTGATGCACGAGTTTCGTGCCGGCAACCTCGGGCGCATCACGCTCGAGACGCCCGAGGAGTTTGCGCAGTGGCTCGCGGAGGGGCAGCGCATCGATGCCGAGCGGCAGGCAAAGAAAGCGGCGCGCGGCAAGAAGCGCAAACCGGGCGCCGAGCCCGCCGAAGGCCAGGCGCCCGAGCCGCACTGA